From Sulfurovum zhangzhouensis, one genomic window encodes:
- a CDS encoding DUF58 domain-containing protein yields the protein MSLALKTLQLKARYQVYTLLAGNNLSKMHGEGYDFSELREYQIGDDVRKINWTITAKLGRPYIKELHANRELSVVVAAMMDGSLYFGADNLKQHAVTEIATILGYSAHHNNDLFTGFNFYSDKYTLAPPTKQLYHIENYSKELYEQKILHTALDYTKAIQTLSTHIHKRSLLFIIGDFLEPVDLSLLAQKHEVIAIIVRHREEEKPHKLGDVILDNPKSTQSLNTDFSTTSIQHYLAKLKAHDETVQTHFIHYNIRHTKIYTDEDPIDKLVRLFV from the coding sequence ATGTCACTAGCGCTCAAAACCCTACAACTCAAAGCCAGGTATCAAGTCTATACCCTGCTTGCAGGGAATAACCTCTCTAAAATGCATGGTGAAGGATATGACTTCAGTGAACTGAGAGAATACCAGATCGGAGATGATGTCAGGAAGATCAATTGGACTATCACAGCAAAACTCGGCCGTCCTTATATAAAAGAACTGCATGCCAACAGAGAACTTTCTGTGGTTGTTGCAGCGATGATGGATGGAAGCCTTTATTTCGGTGCAGACAATCTCAAACAACATGCTGTTACTGAGATCGCCACAATTCTTGGCTACTCTGCCCACCACAACAATGATCTTTTTACCGGGTTTAATTTTTATTCAGACAAGTACACTCTGGCTCCTCCTACAAAGCAGCTATATCATATAGAAAACTACTCAAAAGAGCTCTATGAACAAAAGATACTACATACTGCACTGGATTATACCAAAGCGATCCAAACACTCTCTACACATATACACAAACGCTCTCTACTTTTTATCATAGGAGATTTTTTAGAACCTGTCGACCTCTCACTGCTTGCACAAAAACATGAAGTGATCGCTATTATTGTTCGACATAGAGAAGAAGAGAAACCTCATAAACTTGGTGACGTGATACTTGATAATCCCAAGAGTACACAAAGTCTTAACACTGACTTCAGTACAACAAGTATCCAACACTATCTAGCGAAACTTAAAGCACATGATGAAACCGTGCAAACACATTTCATTCACTATAATATCAGACATACGAAGATATACACCGATGAGGATCCTATCGATAAACTGGTACGGTTATTTGTATAA
- a CDS encoding DUF4382 domain-containing protein, whose protein sequence is MKQLIAALGLTLSLLLSGCGGGSTSTTTGIASMSLTDAPTDDENVKSVFVTFTGLRYQYADSNESWQDVDFNESRTIDLLTLQDGNSTMLNEVELPAGEIAHVRFKLDTSNCYIEFVDGSPTAKLTVPSGDQTGYKAIGGFTIPAGGVVNITADFDVRKSVASTGNGKYMLKPTIKIIDNIEVGEINGTMNIDVNGSQAILYAYTDGSWDDAESNTTGSNFSNAVLSTDATDGTFTLPWLTTGTYDLVLVAYTNTGEFENVLGFIDNVVVEADTTTTVDITDENLLDVLP, encoded by the coding sequence ATGAAACAACTCATAGCCGCTTTGGGATTGACCCTAAGCTTATTACTCTCTGGATGTGGAGGCGGTAGTACATCAACTACTACAGGAATAGCTTCCATGAGTCTTACTGATGCTCCTACTGATGATGAAAATGTAAAAAGTGTATTTGTGACTTTTACGGGACTTAGATATCAATATGCTGACAGTAATGAAAGTTGGCAAGATGTAGATTTTAATGAATCTAGAACAATTGATCTTCTAACACTACAAGATGGAAACAGTACAATGCTTAATGAAGTAGAGCTTCCAGCAGGTGAAATTGCACATGTTCGTTTCAAACTTGATACTTCTAACTGTTATATCGAGTTTGTTGATGGTTCACCAACTGCAAAATTGACTGTTCCAAGTGGTGACCAAACAGGGTATAAAGCGATCGGTGGTTTTACTATCCCAGCGGGTGGAGTTGTTAATATCACTGCAGACTTTGATGTGAGAAAATCTGTGGCTTCAACTGGAAATGGTAAATACATGCTCAAACCAACAATTAAAATCATTGACAATATCGAAGTTGGTGAGATCAATGGTACAATGAATATAGATGTAAACGGATCTCAGGCAATCCTTTATGCATATACTGATGGAAGTTGGGATGATGCTGAATCAAATACTACAGGTAGTAACTTCTCTAATGCTGTTCTAAGCACTGATGCTACAGATGGAACATTTACACTCCCTTGGTTGACTACTGGTACTTATGATCTTGTACTTGTTGCATACACAAATACAGGTGAGTTTGAAAACGTACTAGGATTTATTGATAATGTAGTTGTTGAAGCGGATACTACAACAACTGTAGATATCACAGATGAAAATCTTTTAGATGTTCTTCCATAG
- a CDS encoding 5'-nucleotidase: MAYDLKNKLVIAISSRALFDLEKENRIFDDKGLEAYYNYQLEHEETPLEVGTAFRFVKNLLAINKSFDDKLIEVIILSRNNAATGLRIGRSIEHYQLEIERSGWTAGTPVARYLDAFKVDLFLSAHSEDVQDAINADVAAATILPHKPSVDIESDIVRIAFDGDAVIFGDESEKIYQEKGLEAFLAYERENAKNPLSKGPFFKFLKVISDIQDRFPMEKSPIRTALVTARNFSTHERVLRTLDAWGVRVDEAFFQGGVQKYEVIKAFGADIFFDDQDAHLKYTAKDTPSAKVPYKS, encoded by the coding sequence ATGGCATATGATCTTAAAAACAAATTGGTAATTGCTATCTCGTCAAGAGCACTTTTTGATCTTGAAAAAGAGAATAGAATTTTTGATGATAAAGGGCTTGAAGCTTACTATAATTATCAACTCGAACATGAAGAAACACCTTTAGAGGTTGGTACAGCATTTCGTTTTGTGAAAAACTTACTGGCAATCAATAAAAGTTTTGATGATAAACTTATCGAAGTTATCATTCTCTCAAGGAATAATGCTGCTACAGGACTGCGTATCGGACGTTCTATCGAACACTATCAGTTAGAGATAGAACGTAGCGGATGGACAGCAGGAACACCGGTAGCTAGGTATCTTGATGCCTTTAAGGTTGATCTCTTTCTTTCTGCCCACTCTGAGGATGTACAAGATGCAATTAATGCTGATGTCGCTGCCGCAACTATACTTCCACATAAGCCTTCCGTTGATATCGAATCAGATATAGTAAGAATTGCTTTTGATGGTGATGCTGTGATCTTTGGTGATGAGAGTGAGAAGATCTATCAAGAAAAAGGTCTGGAGGCATTCCTGGCATATGAAAGGGAAAATGCCAAAAATCCATTAAGCAAAGGTCCTTTTTTTAAATTTTTGAAAGTCATTTCTGATATTCAGGATAGATTTCCTATGGAAAAGTCACCGATCCGTACGGCTTTGGTCACTGCACGTAATTTCTCTACACATGAAAGAGTTCTTCGTACACTTGATGCATGGGGTGTTCGTGTTGATGAAGCGTTCTTCCAGGGTGGGGTACAGAAGTATGAAGTGATCAAAGCATTTGGTGCGGATATCTTCTTTGATGATCAGGATGCACACTTGAAATATACGGCAAAAGATACGCCTTCTGCAAAAGTACCCTATAAGTCTTAG
- a CDS encoding AAA family ATPase: MHKKIDALKKELSKAVIGQEQMINGLLIGLLSDGHILVEGVPGLAKTTTINALSKALGLDSKRIQFTPDLLPSDIIGAQIYNPQTNDFGIKKGPLFTNLLLADEINRAPSKVQSALLEVMQERQVTIGDETFKIEPPFLVMATQNPIEQEGVYALPEAQLDRFMMKLLVTHNSEEDELTIMRKAATKSFEKVESVLNKEDLQTLREEVNNVYVDAEVERYIVQLITATREPERFGLESIKADLMYGASPRASIDLYKAAKAKAFLRGNDHVTPADIGFVVHDVLRHRIVLSYEARAKGINPDEIISKIIQEVPIP, from the coding sequence ATGCATAAAAAAATAGATGCACTCAAAAAAGAACTTTCTAAAGCTGTCATCGGTCAAGAACAGATGATAAACGGTCTGTTGATCGGACTTCTGAGTGATGGACATATCCTTGTTGAAGGGGTCCCCGGTCTTGCAAAAACAACAACGATCAATGCGCTTTCCAAAGCCCTTGGACTTGATAGTAAACGTATACAGTTCACCCCTGACCTGCTTCCTTCAGATATCATCGGTGCACAGATCTACAATCCGCAGACCAATGACTTTGGTATCAAAAAAGGTCCGCTCTTTACTAACTTACTGCTGGCAGATGAGATCAACCGTGCCCCTTCAAAAGTACAGTCAGCTTTACTTGAAGTAATGCAGGAGCGTCAGGTAACTATCGGTGATGAGACCTTCAAGATCGAACCTCCTTTCCTTGTCATGGCAACACAGAACCCTATCGAACAAGAAGGAGTTTACGCTCTGCCTGAAGCACAACTGGATAGATTTATGATGAAGTTGCTGGTAACACACAACAGTGAAGAAGATGAACTTACCATCATGCGTAAAGCTGCCACTAAAAGCTTTGAAAAAGTAGAATCTGTACTCAATAAAGAAGATCTTCAAACACTGAGAGAAGAAGTCAATAACGTGTACGTTGATGCAGAAGTTGAGCGTTATATCGTACAGCTGATTACCGCAACGAGAGAACCAGAGAGGTTTGGTCTTGAGAGTATCAAAGCTGATCTTATGTATGGTGCCAGTCCAAGGGCTTCTATAGACCTCTATAAAGCTGCTAAAGCCAAAGCATTCCTCAGAGGTAATGACCACGTTACCCCGGCAGATATCGGTTTTGTAGTACATGATGTACTTCGTCACCGTATAGTGCTTAGCTATGAAGCCCGAGCAAAAGGGATCAACCCTGATGAGATCATCTCAAAGATTATTCAAGAAGTGCCGATACCGTAA